The Elusimicrobiota bacterium genome includes the window GAGATAAGAATTAAGTTATGCCACGTGATCACAGAAAAGTAGAAAAACGTGAATTGAAACCGGACTATGTATACAACAATATTGTGGTTTCGAAGGTTATAAGTAAACTGGGATTTCGCGGGAAGAAGACATTATATGAAAAAATATTTTACCGCGCAATGCAGTATATTAAAGACAAAACAAAACAGGACCCAATAAATGTTTTTAATACCGCGATTGAAAAAGCACGGCCTATGCTAGAAGTAAAACCGCGCAGAGTTGGTGGTGCGACATATCAGGTGCCGATA containing:
- the rpsG gene encoding 30S ribosomal protein S7; translated protein: MPRDHRKVEKRELKPDYVYNNIVVSKVISKLGFRGKKTLYEKIFYRAMQYIKDKTKQDPINVFNTAIEKARPMLEVKPRRVGGATYQVPIEATPARGETLAVRWILQYARARTGKPIHQRLAEEIMETARGEGSVIKKREDTHKMAEANRAFAHYRW